One window from the genome of Nicotiana sylvestris chromosome 9, ASM39365v2, whole genome shotgun sequence encodes:
- the LOC138877215 gene encoding uncharacterized protein — MTIKLVVGECTLNVVSAYAPQVGCDKEIKRSFWEGLDDIARSIPPSERLFIGGDFNGHIGSSAGGYTEVHGGFGFGERNGGASSLLDFAKVFDLVIANSSFSKWEENLVTYQSLVAKTQIDYLLLRRCDRRLCEDCKFPR, encoded by the coding sequence atgactattaaattggtggtgggtgagtgtactttaaacgtcgttagcgcgtacgcaccgcaagTAGGTTGTGATAAGGAGATTAAAAGGAGCTTTTGGGAAGGGTTGGATGACATTGCTCGTAGTATTCCACCttccgagaggttattcataggaggggatttcaatggtcatattgggtcgtctgcaggtggttatactgaggtgcatggcggctttggtttcggggaacGGAACGGAGGGGCCAGCTCACTGCTGGATTTTGCCAAGGTATTCGATCTAGTGATTGCAAACTCGAGCTTTTCGAAGTGGGAGGAgaatttggttacttaccaaagtttggtggcgaagactcaaattgactatctcctcctcaggagatgcgacagaaggttgtgcgaggattgcaaatttcccaggtga